Proteins from a genomic interval of Oncorhynchus clarkii lewisi isolate Uvic-CL-2024 chromosome 15, UVic_Ocla_1.0, whole genome shotgun sequence:
- the LOC139367111 gene encoding annexin A13-like: MSATTSGKYEDISTVYLSDLNAAGQKSVKMGNCQPTIMPCEDFDVAADIKALSKACKGLGTDEQVIIDILTNRCAAQRMEIKQAYFDKYKNELVDVLKSELGGNFENAVVAMLDPPVVYAVKELRRAMKGAGTDEDTLVEILCTATNADIHMLKECYFQVHERDLESDIEGDTSGDVRNLLTALLQGTRDESYDVDEGLAEADATALFEAGEGRFGTDESTFNFILAKRNYLQLQATFKVYEQLSGTEILDAIENEVSGTLKGCYITLVRVAKNPQLYFARRLNEAMKGAGTDEDTLIRIVICRSEYDLETIKDMYLEKYDMSLKDAIKSECGGDFKRLLLAVCH, translated from the exons ATGTCCGCTACCACATCTGGTAAATACGAGGATATCTCAACTGTATACCTCAGTGATCTCAACGCAGCGGGACAAAAATCTGTAAAAATGGGAAACTGCCAA CCCACAATCATGCCATGCGAGGACTTTGATGTTGCGGCTGACATAAAGGCCTTAAGCAAAGCCTGCAAAGGCTTGG GCACTGATGAACAGGTCATCATTGACATACTTACTAACCGCTGTGCAGCCCAGCGCATGGAAATTAAACAGGCCTATTTTGACAAGTATAAGAAT GAGTTGGTGGATGTGTTGAAGAGTGAGCTGGGGGGGAACTTTGAGAATGCCGTCGTGGCCATGCTGGACCCTCCAGTCGTCTATGCAGTGAAGGAGCTCAGGAGGGCCATGAAGGGAGCAGGCACTGATGAGGATACTCTGGTGGAGATTCTGTGCACTGCCACAAACGCT GATATTCACATGTTAAAAGAATGCTACTTTCAGG TGCATGAACGGGACCTGGAATCAGATATCGAAGGGGACACTAGTGGAGATGTGAGAAACCTGCTCACTGCTCTTTTACAG GGCACCAGAGATGAGAGTTACGATGTGGATGAGGGTCTGGCTGAAGCAGATGCCACCGCCCTGTTTGAG GCTGGTGAGGGACGTTTTGGGACGGATGAATCCACGTTCAACTTTATCCTGGCCAAAAGAAACTATCTGCAACTTCAGGCCACCTTCAAGGTGTATGAGCAG CTCTCTGGAACGGAGATCCTGGATGCCATTGAgaatgaggtctctgggacactGAAGGGCTGCTACATCACACTTG TGAGGGTTGCTAAGAACCCTCAGCTTTATTTCGCCCGGCGACTGAATGAAGCCATGAAAGGAGCAGGCACTGATGAGGACACCCTCATCCGCATCGTCATATGCCGCTCTGAG TACGACCTGGAGACCATTAAAGACATGTACCTGGAGAAGTATGACATGTCCCTGAAGGATGCCATCAAATCTGAGTGTGGTGGAGACTTCAAACGTCTCCTGCTGGCTGTCTGCCattga
- the LOC139367112 gene encoding annexin A13-like produces the protein MTLHIRFTRQSFHNYGKESDYRQQPKTHNSETNLSKMGNCQPTIVPYEEFDVMADIKAIRKACKGLGTDEQAIIDILANRCAAQRMEIKQAYFDKYDDELVDVLKSELGGNFENAVLAMLDPPVVYAVKELRRAMKGAGTDEDTLVEILCTATNADIHMFKECYFQVHERDLESDVEGDTSGDVRNLLTALLQGTRDETYDVDEGLAEADATALFEAGEGCFGTDESTFSFVLANRNYLQLQATFKVYEQLSGTEILDAIDNEVSGTLKDCYITLVRVAKNPQLYFARRLNEAMKGAGTDEDTLIRILVCRSEYDLETIKDMYLEKYDMSLKDAIKSECGGDFKRLLLAICH, from the exons ATGACGTTGCACATTCGTTTTACTCGCCAGTCCTTCCACAACTACGGTAAAGAATCCGACTATCGTCAGCAGCCCAAGACTCACAACAGCGAGACAAACCTTTCGAAAATGGGCAACTGTCAA CCCACTATCGTGCCATATGAGGAGTTTGATGTTATGGCTGATATAAAGGCCATACGCAAAGCCTGTAAAGGCTTGG GCACTGATGAACAAGCCATCATTGACATACTGGCTAACCGCTGTGCAGCCCAGCGGATGGAAATTAAACAAGCCTATTTTGATAAATATGACGAT GAGTTGGTGGATGTGCTGAAGAGTGAGCTGGGGGGGAACTTTGAGAATGCCGTCCTGGCCATGCTGGACCCTCCAGTCGTCTATGCAGTGAAGGAGCTCAGAAGGGCCATGAAGGGAGCAGGCACTGATGAGGATACTCTGGTGGAGATTCTGTGCACTGCCACAAACGCT GATATTCACATGTTCAAAGAATGCTACTTTCAGG TGCATGAACGGGACCTGGAATCAGATGTCGAAGGGGACACTAGTGGAGATGTGAGAAACCTGCTCACTGCTCTTTTACAG GGCACCAGAGATGAGACTTACGATGTGGATGAGGGTCTGGCTGAAGCAGATGCCACCGCCCTGTTTGAG GCTGGTGAGGGATGTTTTGGGACGGATGAATCCACTTTCAGCTTCGTCCTGGCCAACCGAAACTACCTTCAGCTACAGGCCACCTTCAAGGTGTATGAGCAG CTCTCTGGAACTGAAATTCTGGATGCCATTGAtaatgaggtctctgggacactGAAGGACTGTTACATCACACTTG TGAGGGTTGCTAAAAACCCTCAGCTGTATTTCGCCCGGCGACTGAATGAAGCCATGAAAGGAGCAGGCACTGATGAGGACACCCTCATCCGCATCCTTGTATGCCGCTCTGAG TACGACCTGGAGACCATTAAAGACATGTACCTGGAGAAGTATGACATGTCCCTGAAGGATGCCATCAAATCTGAGTGTGGTGGAGACTTCAAACGTCTCCTGCTGGCTATCTGCCATTGA